A genomic window from Sulfurimonas paralvinellae includes:
- the acnB gene encoding bifunctional aconitate hydratase 2/2-methylisocitrate dehydratase yields MGFREQYAAHVAEREALGVPPLPLTAEQTVEVIEFIKTGEFVEEMLDLLENRVSPGVDDAAYVKAAFLNEVASEEHHVAAIPPEKAVQMLGTMLGGYNVKPLVNCLTSENKKVVAAAIEALSHTLLVYDAFNDVEELHKKGVTAATDVMNSWATAEWFTSKPELPEKITVTVFKVPGETNTDDLSPASEAFTRSDIPLHANSMLAAKMEDPIGTINKLKELGHPVAYVGDVVGTGSSRKSGINSVQWHMGEDIPGVPNKRTGGVILGGIIAPIFFATAEDSGALPLELDVTQMETGDVIDIYPYKGEAHKNGECIATFKLNPNTITDEVRAGGRIPLIIGRGLTSKARATLGRGPADMFLTPDQPEDSGKGYTLAQKMVGKACGIEGVRPGMYCEPEMSTVGSQDTTGPMTRDEIKELAALGFNADLVLQSFCHTAAYPKPSDVKMHHTLPDFIANRSGVALRPGDGVIHSWLNRMVLPDTVGTGADSHTRFPIGISFPGGSGIVAFAAVTGSMPLTMPESVLVRFKGEMQPGITLRDLVNAIPHQAIKEGLLTVEKKGKKNIFAGRILEIEGLPELKAEQAFELSDASAERSAAACTVRLNKEPVIEYLKSNITLLNSMIDAGYEDHRTLARRVVKMEEWLEKPELMEPDADAEYAAVIEIDLNEITEPILACPNDPDDVATLSEILADGKRPHNIDEVFVGSCMTNIGHYRALGEVLKGEGAVPTRLWVCPPTKMDEKQLTEEGYYALFGAAGARTEIPGCSLCMGNQARVADNATVFSTSTRNFDNRLGKGAQVYLGSAELAAVCSLLGKIPTKEEYLELTKKIQGKEDDIYKYLNFNLIKDYKLN; encoded by the coding sequence ATGGGATTTAGAGAACAATATGCAGCTCACGTAGCTGAAAGAGAAGCACTTGGTGTTCCTCCGTTACCACTTACTGCAGAGCAGACTGTAGAAGTTATCGAGTTTATTAAAACGGGTGAATTCGTTGAAGAGATGTTAGATCTTCTAGAGAACCGTGTATCTCCAGGTGTTGATGATGCCGCTTATGTTAAAGCTGCTTTTTTAAATGAAGTGGCTTCTGAAGAGCACCATGTTGCAGCAATTCCACCGGAAAAAGCTGTTCAAATGCTTGGAACGATGCTTGGTGGATACAATGTTAAGCCATTAGTTAACTGCCTGACTTCAGAAAATAAAAAAGTTGTAGCTGCAGCTATTGAAGCATTGTCTCATACTCTTTTGGTTTATGATGCATTCAACGATGTTGAAGAATTGCATAAAAAAGGTGTTACTGCTGCAACAGATGTTATGAATTCCTGGGCAACTGCCGAATGGTTCACATCAAAACCTGAACTGCCTGAAAAAATTACTGTTACAGTATTTAAAGTTCCTGGTGAAACAAATACAGATGATCTTTCTCCTGCATCAGAAGCGTTTACTCGTTCAGATATTCCTCTTCATGCAAACTCAATGCTTGCAGCAAAAATGGAAGACCCTATCGGGACTATCAACAAACTCAAAGAGCTTGGACACCCAGTAGCGTATGTCGGTGATGTTGTAGGTACAGGTTCATCAAGAAAATCTGGGATCAACTCTGTGCAGTGGCATATGGGTGAAGATATTCCGGGTGTTCCAAACAAGCGTACAGGCGGTGTAATTCTTGGTGGTATCATTGCTCCTATCTTCTTTGCAACGGCAGAAGATTCAGGTGCACTTCCGTTAGAACTTGACGTAACTCAAATGGAGACAGGTGACGTTATTGACATCTATCCATACAAAGGTGAAGCGCATAAAAACGGCGAATGTATCGCGACATTCAAGTTAAATCCAAATACTATTACAGATGAAGTTCGTGCCGGTGGGCGTATTCCTCTTATCATTGGACGTGGTTTAACTTCCAAAGCACGTGCTACACTCGGGAGAGGTCCAGCTGATATGTTCTTAACTCCTGATCAACCTGAAGACAGTGGAAAAGGCTATACTTTAGCACAAAAAATGGTTGGAAAAGCTTGTGGAATCGAAGGCGTTCGTCCTGGTATGTATTGTGAGCCTGAAATGAGTACAGTCGGTTCTCAAGATACAACAGGTCCAATGACTAGAGATGAGATCAAAGAACTTGCCGCACTTGGTTTCAATGCTGACTTGGTTCTTCAGTCTTTCTGTCACACGGCTGCATATCCAAAACCATCTGATGTTAAAATGCACCACACACTACCTGACTTTATAGCCAACCGTTCTGGTGTTGCTCTTCGTCCTGGTGATGGAGTTATCCACTCATGGTTAAACAGAATGGTTCTTCCTGATACTGTTGGAACAGGTGCAGATTCTCATACGCGTTTTCCTATCGGTATCTCTTTTCCTGGTGGTTCCGGAATTGTTGCGTTTGCAGCAGTAACAGGTTCTATGCCGCTTACTATGCCTGAGTCTGTTCTTGTTAGATTTAAAGGTGAAATGCAGCCGGGTATCACACTTCGTGATCTTGTAAATGCCATTCCTCACCAAGCAATTAAAGAAGGACTTTTAACAGTAGAGAAAAAAGGTAAGAAAAATATTTTTGCCGGTAGAATCTTAGAGATCGAAGGACTTCCTGAACTAAAAGCGGAACAAGCATTTGAGCTTTCTGATGCATCTGCAGAACGTTCGGCTGCTGCATGTACAGTGCGTCTTAACAAAGAGCCTGTCATTGAGTATTTAAAATCAAATATTACACTGCTTAACTCTATGATTGATGCCGGTTATGAAGATCATAGAACACTTGCGCGTCGTGTCGTTAAAATGGAAGAGTGGCTGGAAAAACCTGAGTTAATGGAACCAGATGCTGATGCTGAATATGCAGCAGTCATTGAGATTGACCTTAATGAGATTACAGAGCCTATTTTAGCATGTCCTAATGATCCGGATGATGTAGCAACACTATCTGAGATTTTAGCTGATGGTAAACGCCCTCATAATATTGATGAAGTATTCGTAGGTTCTTGTATGACAAACATCGGTCACTATCGTGCACTTGGTGAAGTTCTTAAAGGTGAAGGTGCTGTACCGACTCGTCTTTGGGTTTGTCCTCCTACAAAAATGGATGAAAAACAACTTACAGAAGAGGGTTACTATGCACTATTTGGTGCAGCAGGTGCTCGTACAGAGATTCCTGGATGTTCTTTATGTATGGGTAACCAGGCACGTGTTGCTGATAATGCAACCGTCTTTTCAACATCGACTCGTAACTTTGACAATCGTTTAGGAAAAGGAGCTCAGGTTTATCTTGGTTCTGCCGAACTTGCAGCGGTATGTTCACTTCTAGGAAAAATTCCTACAAAAGAAGAGTATCTTGAACTTACGAAGAAAATTCAAGGAAAAGAAGATGATATCTATAAATATCTTAACTTCAACCTTATCAAAGATTACAAGCTGAACTAA
- a CDS encoding putative quorum-sensing-regulated virulence factor: protein MSKPQFVFTQRKNSFSVHIPNLEDLSVADIQIIETFVENRKGIFDFNTYTFVIPKKLEFHEFIALLKHINMNAECSQQEMGNSSSSNVVSFGQYKGMLYSDLPDAYLLWLKDNYRGRESAFVRQELTNRNL from the coding sequence ATGTCAAAACCTCAATTTGTTTTCACACAGCGCAAAAACTCCTTTAGTGTGCATATTCCAAACCTGGAAGATTTGAGTGTTGCTGACATACAAATAATAGAAACATTTGTTGAAAATCGAAAAGGTATTTTTGATTTTAATACATATACATTCGTGATACCAAAAAAGCTGGAATTTCATGAATTTATAGCCTTATTAAAACATATCAACATGAATGCCGAGTGTTCACAACAAGAGATGGGAAATTCTTCCAGCAGCAACGTTGTCTCTTTTGGACAATACAAAGGAATGCTTTACAGTGATCTGCCGGATGCATATCTTTTATGGTTAAAAGATAACTATAGAGGCAGAGAAAGTGCATTCGTCCGCCAGGAACTGACTAATCGAAATCTCTAG
- a CDS encoding FtsK/SpoIIIE family DNA translocase, whose translation MKETLFIVIVGVLIYLGFSTIFGDTGLMGSYGAAFASYNKIYFGYVAFVYLFLLLWPLYHLYKHTKFEFREAEVTVASFLIFSSILLAQALLVENGYRGKFGADFVDFLSPYIGLFGLWVFWAIITLVAIVILLDKSTSEIMNYLFAALKNSSVKVKPAAESTPVNTIDDVDIDKKQDIDAQTMPSPSVEEPFEETFDEDIDKPAYLRKSEIKKEDELHKETNHKKNILDVAKELKEHKNTVIVEELEENKKLLESIEKGQVSKPKNFKLPPVDFFQKPPKTAKSVDESELDDKIRYLIEKLAHFKIEGDVIRTYAGPVVSTFEFKPAANVKVSKILNLQDDLAMALSAETIRIQAPIPGKDVVGIEIPNETVETIYLRELIDDKLFKNSSSPLTIVLGKDIVGKPFVTDLKKLPHLLIAGTTGSGKSVGINAMILSLLYKNSPDQLRLLMIDPKMLEFSIYNDIPHLLTPVITKPKQAIVALNNMVAEMERRYELMAESRTKNIENYNEKVKREGGEHFPYIVVVIDELADLMMTSGKDVEISIARLAQKSRACGIHLIVATQRPSVDVVTGLIKANLPSRISYRVGQKVDSKIILDQMGAESLLGRGDMLFTPPGAPALVRLHAPWATEEEIEKVVDFIKAQREPNYDKSFLVEESESSAGSSGETYEELDPLYEEAKNVVLNDRKTSISYLQRKLQIGYNRSARVIEQLEHEGVLSSPNAKGIREIL comes from the coding sequence TTGAAAGAGACTCTGTTTATTGTTATTGTCGGTGTGCTTATTTATCTCGGATTTTCTACAATCTTTGGAGATACAGGGCTTATGGGGAGTTATGGAGCTGCATTTGCTTCTTATAATAAAATCTACTTTGGGTATGTGGCATTTGTCTATCTCTTTTTGTTGTTGTGGCCGCTCTATCATCTGTATAAACACACAAAATTTGAATTTAGAGAAGCAGAGGTTACTGTCGCTTCTTTTTTAATCTTCTCTTCTATATTACTTGCACAGGCGCTTCTTGTAGAGAATGGTTACAGAGGAAAGTTTGGAGCTGATTTTGTAGATTTTCTTTCTCCATATATAGGTCTGTTTGGATTATGGGTATTTTGGGCTATTATAACACTGGTAGCCATTGTTATTTTGCTTGACAAAAGTACATCTGAGATCATGAACTATCTTTTTGCAGCTCTTAAAAACAGTTCTGTAAAAGTCAAACCTGCTGCCGAGTCTACTCCGGTAAATACAATAGATGATGTTGATATAGATAAAAAGCAAGATATCGATGCACAAACAATGCCTTCACCTTCTGTTGAGGAACCGTTTGAAGAAACATTCGATGAAGATATTGACAAACCTGCTTATCTACGAAAAAGTGAAATAAAAAAAGAAGACGAGCTTCACAAAGAAACAAATCACAAAAAAAATATACTTGATGTTGCCAAAGAACTCAAAGAGCATAAAAACACTGTCATAGTCGAAGAGCTTGAAGAAAATAAAAAGTTGCTTGAGAGCATAGAAAAAGGCCAAGTATCCAAACCGAAAAATTTCAAACTGCCGCCGGTTGATTTCTTTCAGAAGCCGCCAAAGACTGCTAAAAGTGTTGATGAGAGCGAACTTGATGATAAAATACGCTATCTCATTGAAAAGCTTGCCCATTTCAAGATAGAAGGGGATGTCATACGCACATATGCCGGTCCTGTTGTCTCTACATTTGAGTTTAAACCTGCTGCAAATGTTAAAGTAAGTAAGATATTAAATCTTCAAGATGACCTTGCAATGGCTCTTTCAGCTGAAACAATCCGTATTCAGGCACCTATCCCAGGTAAGGATGTCGTGGGTATTGAGATACCAAACGAAACGGTCGAAACTATCTATCTGCGTGAGCTTATCGATGACAAGCTCTTTAAAAATTCATCTTCGCCGTTGACCATAGTTTTAGGAAAAGATATAGTCGGCAAACCTTTTGTGACGGATCTCAAAAAACTACCGCATCTGCTTATTGCAGGAACAACAGGGAGTGGAAAAAGTGTAGGGATCAATGCAATGATACTCTCTCTTTTATATAAAAATTCTCCAGATCAGCTGCGACTCTTGATGATCGATCCAAAGATGCTTGAATTTTCCATCTACAATGATATTCCACATCTGCTTACACCGGTTATAACAAAGCCAAAGCAGGCAATCGTAGCACTTAATAATATGGTCGCCGAAATGGAACGCAGATATGAATTGATGGCGGAGAGCCGTACGAAAAATATTGAAAACTATAACGAAAAAGTCAAACGCGAAGGCGGCGAACATTTTCCATATATCGTCGTTGTCATAGATGAATTGGCAGACTTGATGATGACAAGTGGAAAAGATGTTGAAATCTCCATTGCGCGTCTTGCGCAAAAATCACGCGCCTGTGGTATTCACTTGATAGTGGCAACACAGCGTCCATCAGTCGATGTCGTGACTGGACTTATAAAAGCTAATCTTCCTTCACGCATATCCTATAGAGTAGGGCAGAAAGTTGATTCGAAAATTATCTTAGACCAAATGGGTGCTGAATCGCTCCTTGGTCGTGGTGACATGCTTTTTACACCGCCGGGTGCTCCTGCGCTTGTACGTTTACATGCACCTTGGGCTACAGAAGAAGAGATAGAAAAGGTTGTGGATTTCATCAAAGCACAGCGAGAACCAAACTATGACAAAAGCTTTTTAGTAGAAGAGAGTGAAAGTAGTGCAGGGAGTTCCGGTGAAACTTATGAAGAGCTGGATCCTCTTTATGAAGAAGCAAAAAATGTAGTACTTAATGACAGGAAGACATCTATATCGTATCTACAAAGAAAACTTCAGATAGGATATAATCGTTCGGCACGTGTTATTGAACAGTTAGAGCATGAGGGTGTTCTCTCTTCGCCAAATGCAAAAGGCATCCGAGAGATTCTTTAG
- a CDS encoding flagellar biosynthesis protein FlgL: protein MRVTNSMYYDSIYGNNNSKLNRKLFDVNKQIASGLKIQYAKDDVRTFTETMRLDNEVTVLKQIKQSTQSGYKMANQTDEVMNEFQTSINRMRTLLIQAANETNSDTSRDAIADELRGIEKNLKGLANTSINGQFLFAGSAVDTKPIADDGTYNGNDHAMNAFVGANNKQQYNLSGADLFLGEEILRKREITSNVVNGNLIDNTKSLTPDSTLRELMGDKDNNAATANTDYFYLRGTKHDGSAIKEKISLQDTATISTLLDRIGTAYGNTGTVNVVDVSMNSDGQIVVKDKISGSSKLDFQLVGAVDFSGGSAADVTDIDNLDSGETTYPPAGNLYVKEFMKSNLNPAAGAAANIEGLVYDRTLFSKDGLFLSSNAPQVLKNNNAFATPSTKISEVADLSQGNAGTLDGSSLNLVGTDVNGGAYDVTINFQSTVNGGSTFTDNNTGTSYNIFNMDATRTAVNADDMTYQQLMDVVNMVVTNTLPSANTATAYDTAIDDASLKGNTYLSYDGKLSFHDLQGTDVNGTQASISLYDPNSDDFTAGAASSIMTFNTNNALTITDPKTDFFSMVDEMITAVEDHKLYPDSRSGHVRNVGIENAIQKIDDLQDHVLRMHAKVGAQSNTLNTSLERTQILEVSTMSLRSEVVDTDLAESSLRLQQLTTNYQAMLSTVGRISKLSLVNYL from the coding sequence ATGCGTGTAACCAACAGTATGTATTATGACAGTATTTACGGGAACAACAACTCAAAACTCAACAGAAAACTCTTTGATGTCAACAAGCAAATAGCATCAGGCCTTAAAATTCAATATGCAAAAGACGATGTACGGACTTTTACAGAGACAATGCGTCTGGATAACGAAGTGACTGTTTTAAAACAGATAAAACAGAGTACACAAAGCGGCTATAAAATGGCAAATCAAACAGATGAAGTGATGAATGAGTTTCAAACAAGCATCAACAGAATGCGGACATTGCTTATACAGGCAGCCAATGAAACAAACAGCGATACTTCACGAGATGCCATTGCGGATGAACTGCGAGGTATTGAAAAGAATTTAAAAGGTTTGGCAAACACTTCTATTAATGGGCAGTTTCTCTTTGCCGGCTCGGCTGTAGATACAAAGCCCATTGCTGATGACGGCACATACAATGGCAACGACCATGCTATGAATGCTTTTGTCGGTGCAAATAACAAGCAGCAGTACAATCTCAGTGGCGCAGATCTTTTTTTAGGTGAAGAGATCCTTAGAAAAAGAGAAATTACGTCGAATGTCGTCAATGGAAATTTAATTGACAATACAAAATCTTTGACACCGGATAGTACTCTTCGAGAACTCATGGGTGATAAAGACAATAATGCAGCAACTGCCAATACAGACTACTTTTATCTGCGTGGAACCAAACATGATGGTAGTGCTATTAAAGAGAAAATATCGCTTCAGGATACAGCAACAATTTCTACGCTGCTAGATCGTATCGGTACAGCTTATGGCAACACAGGAACAGTGAATGTTGTCGATGTAAGCATGAACTCTGATGGGCAAATAGTGGTAAAAGATAAGATTTCCGGTTCAAGCAAGCTTGACTTTCAACTTGTAGGTGCAGTAGATTTTAGTGGAGGTTCGGCAGCAGATGTTACTGACATTGACAATCTTGACAGTGGAGAAACTACATACCCTCCGGCAGGTAATTTATATGTTAAAGAGTTTATGAAGTCAAACTTGAATCCTGCAGCAGGAGCGGCAGCGAATATTGAAGGTCTGGTGTACGACAGAACACTTTTTAGCAAAGATGGTCTTTTTCTCTCTTCAAATGCACCTCAAGTCCTGAAAAACAACAATGCTTTTGCAACACCTTCAACCAAAATATCGGAAGTCGCCGATCTTTCTCAGGGGAATGCAGGAACGTTGGATGGTTCTTCGCTTAACCTTGTCGGTACAGATGTCAATGGCGGTGCATATGATGTAACGATAAACTTTCAAAGTACGGTAAACGGCGGCAGTACATTTACTGACAACAACACAGGTACGAGCTATAATATCTTTAATATGGATGCAACAAGAACGGCTGTCAATGCAGATGATATGACCTATCAACAGCTTATGGATGTTGTCAATATGGTCGTAACAAATACATTACCAAGTGCAAATACGGCAACGGCATATGATACGGCTATAGATGATGCTTCCTTAAAAGGCAATACGTATCTGAGTTATGATGGAAAATTAAGCTTTCACGACCTGCAGGGAACAGACGTTAATGGTACGCAGGCAAGTATTTCACTCTATGATCCAAATAGTGATGATTTTACAGCCGGTGCGGCATCGTCTATCATGACCTTTAACACAAACAATGCACTTACTATAACAGATCCGAAAACTGATTTTTTTAGCATGGTAGATGAGATGATTACGGCTGTAGAAGATCATAAGCTATATCCTGATTCACGCAGCGGTCACGTAAGAAATGTAGGTATTGAAAATGCCATTCAAAAGATAGATGACCTTCAGGATCATGTACTTCGTATGCATGCAAAAGTCGGTGCGCAGTCAAATACACTCAATACCTCACTTGAGAGGACACAGATATTGGAAGTCAGCACAATGAGCCTGCGTTCTGAAGTTGTTGATACCGATTTGGCTGAATCTTCTTTGAGACTACAGCAATTGACGACAAATTATCAGGCAATGCTTTCAACAGTCGGTCGTATATCAAAACTGAGTCTAGTTAATTATCTATAA